ATGTCCCATCTTCCATTTGGCGCACAAGTCGTTGAATTTCTCAATCCCGTCATTCTGTGCCAATCTGCACAGTCGAATTCGCAACGGGCACCAGGAAGGTAACCTCCTATAAGGCGTAATATGACTAGTAAACTACTATAGTATGTGTACGACATCAACATTATAAATTAAAGGTTGATCCGATGTAACTCCAAGTGAAGCCCAATATAAATAAGTAGCCAACAATCACAACATGTGTCCAGTATAAAGAGCAGTGGTGCGCAACTCAAATGAGCATACGTGccaaagttttcaaaataattttgtcgcGTGCCTCGCTATGTTTGTTGATGATGATTGTTGGTATTGTGAACAAACTTTAGTAAAACACATAACAACAAACTTAATCAATACACAATACCGACTAACTATCTACTGAAAAACTACTGTTTTGTTGAAGACTTTTTTGATGGATCAAGTCTAAATAAAAGGAGAAATAGCGATACGCATCACTGAATTCTAGCCGATCCGTAACtgagatttgtttattttcacgACTGAGAATGCCTGTTCACAACTGTACGTGTTTGCAAATTGAAAATTACagttttttgcatttttcaacaacaaaattGGATAGATTCTCAACAAAATTAGATACATTATCATCAAAATTGGATACATCTTGTCTTCGAGGCGAGAGTGAAACTCAAGTAATAAATTTTGTTGGAAAATATCATGCAAAAATGTCGTGCCACGTTCGAGCTTATGGTGTGCCACATGGCAGTGTACAAACACAGTCTATAGGACATCTTTACACGTACAATGTGAGATTTAAATGAATATTGTCATAATTACCTAAGCTTTCGGAAACTGTCCAGTGCTTCAAAGTATAAAGGCTGTATTGGTGGGATATTAACGGGCAGCGCGTGTACTTATGGAATTCGCCCAGTAGTTTTTTTTACTTGATAGGCTGAATCAGTATTATAAACAAGGTCCCTTGAATAGATTACTTCTTAACATTTGATAAAGTAAAACACCCAAACTATAAAATACTTTCCTTTCATTAAAaacatgcatatatatatacgtccACAATATTCAACTCGCCTGTTTTGTTGTGAATTGTTCCTTCGCATTTCAGAAATCCGTTTTGAACTTTATGTAGTTTTACGCAAGTTCGTAACACTGGTCTCTCCATCAGCGCAATTGCTTTGATTTTGAGATTGTTCGCGTTTTCTTGcaggaaataaaaaaacaacatCAAAAAAGTACAATTTCCATTCAAATTCGAACACATAGTTTTATAGAATTCTACCAATATAactattttataacaaaatatcTAAAGTATTGCTTGCCTGATATTCCACCGATAAAGCTCACATGGTATCCTAGTGTGGCATACATTATTATAGTGGCTATCAACATGACTATCGGCAAAGCAACATTTGAACCGTTTTCCTTTTGTTTTCCCTCcagtttttcacaaaaatgttTTCTCGGATTCTCATGTTTCAACCATTTTAAACCGTGTCCGCCAATGTCTTGTGGTGTAACAATCGAGTCAGAGTCACTTtctttttttatctaaaatagAAGGTTGTTGTTTTTAGCATCGAGCCACAACGATTTCTGTCATGCGGGCATTTGaagcttttttttaatatatttgttgTCCATGAATACATGAGTGGGTTACCGAAACGggtcaaaatattgaatttgtctCTCGTTATGTGCGTCTTGTTAAACTGAAAATTTGATTAGAATCTTATTCGGCCTGATATAGGCAAGTCCGAGTTACCCTTCATTCAAATTGTAATCAGAAATACTTTATCAAGTGGAATCAACACCGAATGACAGAATATATGTTTTCTTTAAATCGTTAAGAGCAATCTTTTAATAAAGTTAAACTTTTCTCAATGATTACTAAATTTATGAATAGTGTGCAAAGAGTTGATATTGGAAACGTGATAAATGGAAAATATTCTAAGTTTTTGatgtaaataaataacaataaattatagCAGAAGGGATTTTGTATCATTTTTCTGGACAAACCTTACGTGAACCGCTAGTATAGAGGGTTCTCAAACAATGgagcgtagacaattttttgaggcgGCGTGAGGttaattgaaaatgaatatacttgttagatttgattttgcccgccttatttttaaaacttttcatttattttattatttacgttTTATccacgtgttttttgaataaaataacgTTTCGCCctattatctgttatttgtagcttattgttagctagctAGGTGGGGCGCGAGCcttgacaaattccaaaaaggggggtcgcggcttaaaaagtttgagaacaactGCACTAGAAGCTGCAAATTGCATGAGAAAGCTAAAACATACCAGTAACTAAACCGCATCGTATATGCATGTATATTATCACAACCTAAGTGGAAAATTAAACATAGGCTACATATAAATTTGTCTTTAAAAATACtgaagtttttaatatttttttgataagCTACCTTCAAAGCCCATAGCGACTATTTTCATTACCGGAAAACACTCGGGGAAAAGAGAAAAAGAGGGATTGACGTAACTTGCGgtttgttcaatttattttggatcacTGTGCCTGGCACGAAGCTCAAAACAACAAATGCAGCCTACGCTGAAAAAATAGTCGAGCTTACATTCAAATCCATTTCAATTGACCCACTTGCAACTACTGTAAGAACTGATTGAATCTGTTCTGGTGTTAATTCATCTCCTAAAATAATTAGGCTGTTTAGAATATTTTATCACGTTACTTGCTTTATTTTATCGTATCCTCTTTACATTGGATATACAATTtagattaatattttttctgaAGAAAGTAGTACATCACGATGTAACAAAGATAGCCAATCAAACTATAGTTTTATTTACTAATTTTCGGGCTTTTTAGTTCATTTGTGTTGGGTAAGACTAAACGAAGGAGATTAGTACAGTTTGATGACTTTGAACTTTTGTGACGCgcctttttaaaattattttactaaTAAGATAGCTATAATTGGTTAGGTATAATCATCATTATATTGTAAACAATGGCAAATTAATATGAAATGTTTGAGTAAACTGATGTTAAATGTCTGACTCCACTATGGGCTAGGGTTGATTACCAATGAAGTCCTTTTCGTCTCCAGATGTAATAGATCCTGAAACTGAGTTGatgtttgtttttgattttgttaTGACTATATCTTGCTTCATGAATTTAGTTGCGGCATACATAATCAAAATTTCATCAATACTCCACGTCTGAACTTCTCTTTCGTGTCGTACAAAATGCGGATCGGTAGAATATATCTAGAAATTTAAAATCTTGATGTCGGtttcattttcattcaatcCTGCACTTGTAATccctaaaatatatttaaaatacatcAAGGtgtatctaaaaaaaatttttgttcatgaAGACAAGATTCTAATCTCACATTTCATCCTTGGATAATTACTATATAAAATTAGTATTAGAGTattagatcaggggttctcaaacttttggtgttgcggagcccttggaaaggttgactattattcacggagccccaaaataaatgttaaagttgttactttcagattaatattcctgagcaagttaaaagtactttacttaatttaaatgctgaaccttagggttaatacaagtcatacataaatctaaatttcaaacataaattatatatacactaaagctgtaaatttgacacttgacaaacatattaataaataaggGGTCGAAtattttcccttttgacatttttggaagacttaaaaggccgctaataacgtgcgcaattgcattttgttacaatcgccgttTTTTTTGTCAGCATGGCGTGTCTTTGAACCTTTTAACATCTTTActccggtgtttattctccctaaatcaaaaatttccctcggcatatatatacatgtatagttacacaatgacgacgttattcgcttttttgttctcgtggggaattatgagttcaatgtgaaaaacctgttaccatattatagtcatcgttacgaaatgctaaaaataataattaattaagagataaatccgcaactcaaatttcttgattgaaaagcggcattctaaaataataaaactaaaacttaaaatggaagatcacaggtttggtttcagcagactcacctcagattgaaaacgtatttatagacattgtaaatcacaaaaattggtgttatgttaggttttcatcgtagtaactgcgaaatcgaaacagagtcaattgtgcgcgcgatgtaccttttccCCCATtatgaaactaccgacggagccgcacgcgttccgcgatgtaccttttttttcattctgaaactaccgacggagccgaatgcaataaaataaatttcaattgttcgttaaatgctcgcatcggtcatggattaaatattttacgcaataaaaatctcgttatccgttttttttaatcgcgaagaatgttgcgcggaaatttccgattccaattttgaaccaccaccctcttaagaatcctggctgcgctcctgcttataaataatgtcattttttaattccgcctctttgccatatttcgaggctatttcgttgtcagattttatcaaagctgttattgcttcttattagaacagttacaaaactagtcagtattttgaaaagtaatccaatagctcgcggagcccctgggtttctctcgtggagccctggggctccgtacggagcactttgagaacctatgtatTAGATAACAAACGAAACCAGTACCTGTACGCGCTTTGATTTCACAGTGAAATCTAGCATTTTTTTGATGCTTTGTTCTTGAGCTCGTCGTAAAATTCCGAGTCCAAAATCAGCGTCTCTCAGATTTTTCTTCATCTCCGCAATTCGTTTACGCATGGACTCACTCTCATCGCCAAGGTGATTCACATTGTTAGCCATACTCATCACTTGGCGGCGCAATTGAACAAGTTCCGGAGTCGGATTTTCGACGGAAAGATGTGGATATTGCACATGACTGGCTGCATGTACACCCAGGTCTCTGAAAAGTTGTGTTCTCACGCTTCTGACAGGTTCTGATAGAATATGTATTTTGAATTACATCGATTTATAGCGTTAACGTGTTGGACGAATAAAGTTACGTGAAATATACctgaaaaagttttttgtaGTTATTTGTTAAAGTTAATCAACAAATCGAAGCGCACATAATATAATTCAACGCACAGCACTAAAAAGTTTGTTGAATATTACGGCTTTAATTGAACTTGAAGCAActaactttttcaaaaaaataatcgaTTTCAATATCAGAATAGAGAAATAATGCCCTTTTAACAATACGTTCTGTATATCTCCACGTGCTCTTTGTATTAAAGGTATTTTTGCGGAAATTTTATATAGACTATTTGGCTTCATGGCCAACATCACATACCTGGTTtcgagaaaaatttaaaaattttagtttttttcctCGGTCGAACAGCTTCCGACGTGTCTGATAGTTTGCTTTCATAGTTGCTGATTGCCGCCGTACTATCGCCGAGTTCTAACGCTAAATAGGAAGATTCTGTGGACGCCGATACATTATTCCCCATTTTTGGGAagcaaaatattattatgtttggttgatgaaaatatttgagatcattttttttcaatagtgacgtcataataaaaTACCCAGTTtgtataaaatatgaattttattttcaaataatttaaaaattttctgcTATGGAAGCCGACTACATTCTTGTGTTTAAAATCTAATTTAAGAACACTTTTTCAAAACGCATTCCAAGTTATCTACCTTTATTTCGACTTTCAAGTTTAAAGAAGTTTCAGATGAGAAAACTTGATTTCCCCGAGCGGAACTAAGGCCTGACAGAAAAATTCTTCACAACTCTCAAACATGAATTATAAATTATGCACAGCATGAGTTTCTTTCAAACAGAAAAACCATAATCGAATATATGAACAGGAAGAACTCCATCACCCGGTACTGATGGAGTATCGATGCGTAAACATACGCTTTCGTTGATTACGTGATTTTTGGAATTAACCATGCAAAAACATCAAGTAGTTGCGTAATAGAGTGATATCACCCACTCACAATTTGTCTGATCACAATTGATGCTAGGGCaaatatgttgaaaatattagtatcttttaatttttttaatagtgaGAGGAAAATTCAAATACTTCtccattttcaatttatatatacTCGTTCACATTTTTGCAGTGAAATCCGAAATAAGGCTCACTGTATTACATACCTCGATGGTGCAATCGCGATTGCGTTCCTCAGCATGAATGTTGGTTACTACACCAGTTGATTTTATCCATCACAGTACTATATATTATGCTGTATGTGGCGTTTATGGCACAAAACACTTGGGGTGTGGTAGTCTTGGGATGTTGTTTGGGTAATTTGTCGTGATTTGACTGTTGGTCGGCTTGCAACAACTTTTGTAGTTGATggaatttattaaataatatcacttTCAGATGTTCGAGATAATAGAACAAAGGCTTTATGACCAAATTGGAACATTTTCATAAGACAAGAATAGAACATTGTCCTGGGAAAGTCCAATTATAGCATTTCTTCTTTGTTGTGGAAGATAATCATAGGACATGGGCGAAGTAGCCGTCTGTCTGGTTTAGGACAAACCCAGATACTTTCTCTTgagatgaaatattattttacaaatcCCTTTTACTCGTAAAAGTTCCCGAACATGCATGAGACATAGGTAACCTAAATTTATGAAAGCATGTTTTATGAATGGCCTTAACAATATTGTGGATTTGAATCAAATGTATAATTTTTGTGTTAAAATGCGTAAACGTCTAACCGTATTCCATAATTTTCTTCACGTAATGTCTGTACTATAGAATGTACTTCGACGTAATATTTTACGTGATTAGCGAATTCACCCATCTGCCCTAGATGATTGACATTTACTGATAAAATCAGAAATCGCTTAACAACCACCTTCCCTTAACTTTGGGCGACAATGATGGTCTGTTGTTCCCATGATCGTTGCGTAAGTTTGACCTTTGATTGACTTTATTCTAGTGAATATTGAATATACGTAATATTACGAAGAAGTACAGGTGTCGTCTACTTGTTTGATATTAAATAACGGAATTCAAGGCTATGAAATGAACCGCAAATAACTATTTTTGGGATATTAAATAGCAATATATTGATAATTTCAATGCTCTAAAACTAAATGACAAATGATAATCATACAGAAGATTTTAATTCAAAAGTGCTCGTCTGTATTCAAGCATCGATGGTTACTGGTCTAgagataaaatttttttttactcaatATTCACTTCGAAATGGTCGAAATGTTAGGTTTATTATTACACACCAGGTCTGAATGAATGTAAAGTCGAATACGTATATGATTGCGTCAGCCAAATTCCGCATGTTCTATTCTTTCTGCCAAACTCAGTTATATCCAATCACAACGTAATTCTCTTTTAAGCAATTTTTGTCCAATGTTTTCATCATATTTAAGAAGTCTGGACATTAAAGTTGCCGTTGTTTTTAAGAATCCTATAAAATACCTTAAATCACCTGAACACAATAAAGGTGATCTTTTTGATAGTCATTCTTACTTCAATTATTTGATGACACAGATGAACGATATCTTTGAGCCGTTGAATCATCCATGGGGTATTCTTAAGttcattttaaatcaaatttcatGCTTTAGATATATTAAACATTGAATTTATTAAACATATGCAGACACTGGATTAAAAGACGTTAATAGCGGTCGTATCAAAAGAATCAATGCACTGTATCGTCACGCACTGTATTGTCATAAAATGTGACAactcatataatatatatactttcaaGTACCCaatacaatttaaaatactCAATATCTGTAGAATTTTCCTATTAGCTGTAATATATAACAGCTTTTTAACCTTCGATATAATAATCTATCTCAAATTTTTCTCTGGAATAATAAATTATGAAGAGCTTTAGGTTATTATGTTTATAGTTACGGACTCGAGTAGTGTTAATAAAAGTTAGTCTTGTTATGGGTGACTGAAATATGTGGCTATTTTATGGCCTGGTGTGTGCACTCGCTGATTACGTCCAATTCTGACAAACTATTAGCTTCCCTAAAACAACAATATCATACGTATGtttctatttttataaatgAGGTGCCGTTTTGAGGTTCGTTAAAGAACAAAATTTCACGGAGAATTTAGGTAAAACAAATGGCAATCCATCACTTTTAGAATATATAGTGCATAAacaagtttttcaaaaaatgtttcatctcTCACCATATAGatcaacatttattttttaaaagagCAACGCTAcgtcataaataaaaaatagaatgtATATAATAGGGCAGAAATCTCAGCTCAAGCGAAATTATTTGACTTCAATTTTCTGTCAAACGAAGACAACAATTCATTCTCGTTGTTCGATCTTGTAAAAACACCCGCTGTCTGCGAAAGTGATTCTTATTTTAGGAATAATATAAACGAAAAATTGTTCATTATCATTCATGTACCATCTATCTCCCTTTCTAAGGCAATTTGCCCTCGTTTCCCGAGATCTGTAACAACGCCCTTCCGCGCAATTGGCATTAGGATGTTTTCAAATTACACAGcgataaaatttgtaaatttacgaATTTACAATGTAACTGTCTCTACGATAATACGCATATCGCATACGATAAGGTCGCAAAATGTCCTTGCAATGAGCTACAATATAGGCAACACCTGCAGATAGATGAGATTTTGTGAAACaacaattctgaaaaataccaGTTAAATTTATGGATGTTTACTATATATCCATTATTTTCAACTTCGTACTTTGTCGAagaatttgtttgttttctttGCCTTGAATAGCCCTGACTAAGTGAAAATTGTATACATGAATTATACCGTAATTTGCAACATTGGCTGTATGATGGAGCTATCTGACATACATGATAAATTGCACGATAATATATTAATTACGCAAAACAACGAACATATCTCCCTTCGTATCTCTTCCCTAAAAAAGGTCGcaaattcaaataaatcatTCATGTCATGTTGCCGagtttaaatcaaaattatagcTTCATAGAATAAAAATAGCTTTGTTGTATCAAAATAATACGATATGTCAATTTTTAGTTGCTCATTGTGAATCATACTACAaaagaaatgcaaaaatctGAATCGTGTTTCATACCGGTTCTGATCGAGACTTGCGATAATAAAATGCGAGTCATATCACGCTCGCCAACATGTGAAAAAGTTATTACTTCTTCGTTACTtctttattactttttttgttaGAGTAGCCACTGCCTCAATACTTACACTGTATTATAATTTCAACGAGTAATGAATTGGTGTGTAGGTATAATAATTAGATACATTTTCTTGGTTCACATCATTTTTATATCCAATCGGAAACATATGAATCGCTACGTAGTTAAATGACCACGATATCTCAGTATATCATGAAATTTCTCGGACGCTAATACCCATTCTTCTAAAATATGGCAACAAAAGAACCAtgatgtttttcatttttgtgtttgaattgatctgtcaatttttgttgttgaactAGATACGAATGgactaaagtttttttttgtaaatagcCCCCACCACTAATGCATAAATATGAGATTTGAGGAAAACACCCAAGTGACGTTTCAAGTACTGCGGATTGCGCTCGCCACGTTTTAAGTAATTGCGCGTTCGCTACGTTTAGAAACATTAAAGAAAATACGTGCTCAGCTCCCCCCGGATCCATCTTCATCTCTAACATGTGGTCGTCGCACACCAAAATTGAAGAagcctaactggataattactaattttgttcattttgagCGGTGTCGGGTCTTTCTACAAAAGGTCTGAAATAAATAGAATAGAGAGGAATAGAGAGGTAGTGCCCGACTCCTATGCTCCCGCGTTAGTAAACGATTCTGTGGAATTGATAGCAAATAATATTGATTacagaaaacaaaattataacgGTTCCTTGGCAATATTCGAAGCTAAGCGCTTTGAGATAtcgatataatttttattttttacaacatAATAtggatatttaattttaaactattGCAACATAATTCTTTACATGTAAACAAACATGGAAATTATGTCATCCATACCAAGGAACTACGTTATCAGGACCCAGAACTGGGTAAAATACTGACGACCGAAAGGGTAAGCAAGAATATGGTTACTCGGAAATATACGATGAACCATTCTTTTTTAAGTAGAAATATACCGGTACAAACATGCATTATTGAAAAGTTATATTATGTAGTTtgaattgtaaaataaatgtaatagaatATGTATAGTTTAAGCTTGTTTCACGCATTTTCTTGACGATATATTcgaatttaatttcaaaaatgacatATGAATGAACGAAACACGATACATACAACAAATAACTTCGAATTTCGTCGGATTTCAGATCGTCCACGTCCTAATCATTAACGGTAAAAACTACTTGTACCGACTGTCACCGGATATTGACCCCGTTAAATAATTGACGCAACGAATAATTGGTGGGAAAACAAGcatatcaaaatataaataaaaatttaggaaaGTACAGGGATTATTTCGGGAATCAGTATTTTCTCCTAGGAAAGTCTTGAAATAACTGTTTTCTCCCAATGCAAAATGTATATTCGGGGAGAAATACGCTGCTTTGAACGCATGTCAATCGAAGCAAATCATGTTTACTCATATAGCTGAGAATATCTCTTATAAGGTATCACTATATATTATATGAATCCGGATTGAGGCGTTGGTTTTTGTACTATATAATTACATAATGGTGGGTCACCACAAAATATTACTACAAAGCCGTTATCCTCCTGCGGTTGCATAGTATTGTTGTAAATATTGGGAAATAACCTATATACAAAGCttacaataaaaacatttgattgTTTCGACGGaatgcaagttttatatttcagcCCATATCGGTATCATCTCATTGTTAACATGTTAATGAAAAAATGCTTGTAAATACGGAAAGTAAATTTTCCAAATGCATCAATGTTTGACTATGTGTTCGGATTAAGCGACTTCTATTGTGGGTGTGTAGTGGTCAATTTTCTCGCTGAAACAAGAATAAAAAAGaatgtatttaaataatatttaaattcgTTAAACTGAGGTTCACAAAGAGGCAATCAAGTTCTAatgcataaaaaaaatcataaagttAAAATACCAATTCGCAATCAGAGTtttgaaaatggaaaatatCTCTAAGAAACACATTATTTCAGCCGATAggaatatatatcaaattaatGGTTTGAACTTTAACATTCAAtacagttttgtgtgaaaactaGTATACCACATTATATTCCACCATTTTTGGATTTGGTTTGGTTTATTTCAAACATGTCTTATACCACTTCAGTCATTGCCGTTTTAttaaactaataaaataaaatttctacatatgattttttttgtttgtttgttcttAAAGATTAGGATGAGCAATAAGGTTTCATTAAATATCCATTTAGTTTCCATTTATTTAGTCAGAACTGATTTATCttgtattcaaatttcaatcaactagAATGAAGCATTTtgacataaatttatttacaacactGGATGATATTATGTCGCCGGATATTATGTATTTGCATTTAGTTTTAAATCAACgtaaaataaatctaattgtcGTAGGATATCTCATTTCAAATTCCACCGAATATTAAATAGAGCATATAATAACATTAGACTGACAAACGATTTTCATATTGGACAAATATGTAGAAAGCTGAGAAGTATTAAAATGGTTTTACCGGCGTTGAAAATAGATAATGAACTGTTCCCTGAAAACGTCTTTCAGCAGTCAAAATTCAGGAAAGATTGGAAAGTCTTATTTTTCAAGGGTGGAGAAATAAAGTTCAGTTCATAAAATTCAGTTTATTCACTTTCTAGCTTAATTTGAGGGCTTACAACAAAAATAGAgagaaaacatatttttaaatgaacACAAGAAAACCAGAAATACCACTTGTTTGTTGTTAATAAAACttcatttttgttacataaAAACAAACgttgtaaatatataattttatccgCCTGTGAATCACCTCCAATGTAAAACCCCTTTTGAAACAGTGAGACGTGACTGGAAAATGCAATTTTGGTTAGTAAAGTATGAGTAATTTTGTTTGATTACTCATAACCATCATCATATTTCATTTGATGAATGAACTTGGCATCCATGTTAGACATAGACATGAACAATATCTACCTGAATGTGTTATTGCTTTTAGAATTCCTAAATTCCAAAATCCAAGTGTTCgattgaatcaatttaaaaatgagaAATGTGTTGCGAAACAGTGTGTGATAATGTCTATTTAATTGGAATTTCAATTTCCTAGTTAGTCTTtcagtatttgaatttttatttatttctcagCGACGTTTCCAGTGGGGATCGTTTTTTCAGAGCCTATTTATATTGTCATTTCGCATTCTTTCAAATCCTATTATGAGAATACTATTCAATCTATATCTTTGATGTAATGTTGGCCTCACAGGTTGAAGTTTGACCTATATCACGTAGAACTCCGTAATATTGAAATCTCTGTTCAAGGAGAAATACCATTGGGTTTACAAGATCTCAATGTTTTACCGGTTTATTTTACTGGATTTTATGTATTACAAATATTTCTCCCCGCCTCGGAAAATCTCCGCTAAGCCAATTTTCTTGGTCCGCAATTTACTACAATTTTCGGATTCAAACAATTGACTCTCGTATGACCGTATatcattataattattattttttcgataaaaattcttgaatatttatttcaatatcttttatattttgaaaatctatGAATAGAATGAATGAAATTGGCAAAAATTTATCCAATTTATTTTGTCGtgaaatattctaaaaataaacCGAGAGTTGTAATCT
This is a stretch of genomic DNA from Styela clava chromosome 2, kaStyClav1.hap1.2, whole genome shotgun sequence. It encodes these proteins:
- the LOC120336333 gene encoding uncharacterized protein LOC120336333, which encodes MGNNVSASTESSYLALELGDSTAAISNYESKLSDTSEAVRPRKKTKIFKFFSKPEPVRSVRTQLFRDLGVHAASHVQYPHLSVENPTPELVQLRRQVMSMANNVNHLGDESESMRKRIAEMKKNLRDADFGLGILRRAQEQSIKKMLDFTVKSKRVQIYSTDPHFVRHEREVQTWSIDEILIMYAATKFMKQDIVITKSKTNINSVSGSITSGDEKDFIGDELTPEQIQSVLTVVASGSIEMDLNIKKESDSDSIVTPQDIGGHGLKWLKHENPRKHFCEKLEGKQKENGSNVALPIVMLIATIIMYATLGYHVSFIGGISENANNLKIKAIALMERPVLRTCVKLHKVQNGFLKCEGTIHNKTGGYLPGARCEFDCADWHRMTGLRNSTTCAPNGRWDMTTPTCVNTPCPQVKDRDCASLFRSGMTTQSSGIYTLVNCRTFNSYDVFCDFSTMDGGWTVLQMRKNGEVNFDRNYKEYTNYFGSPQSSYWIGLENIHLLSTVENQQLLVQMTDWYYPEYHNVSGIAYYKSFNVEGPDTGFRLRISDFESMFWGPFEDAGDSMKTSNGMQFTTTDSDRDWNAQNNCAVLTGSAWWHRNCSDANLNSSLQNRPIYGETAMYWKTWRVEAALKSVRMMMRPNNWR